One genomic segment of Podarcis raffonei isolate rPodRaf1 chromosome 7, rPodRaf1.pri, whole genome shotgun sequence includes these proteins:
- the ZC2HC1A gene encoding zinc finger C2HC domain-containing protein 1A, with translation MEELDDNGSVGPAEDLLPCKICGRTFFPNALKKHVPICQRAANKKRKAFDSSRQRAEGTDISTVKPLKPRPEPPKKQSNWRRKHEELIAAIRAAKGVDQVLKEGGKLPPPPPPTYDPDYIQCPYCQRRFNESAADRHINFCKEQAARITNKGKVVTDSKGKLPTRTQYKSPSVKKMPPSGITPPASSRLPQPSTPANKILSTSGPVGSKIQSLSPAHKNSTRTSPQTGGSMKSRTVVPTNVARNAGIGMMANKRKAYSTENYSNRTGYDSGDCSSSVNGASSKSNEGNSPAQLPKFCYECGAKYPVESAKFCCECGVRRMVL, from the exons ATGGAAGAGCTGGACG ATAACGGAAGTGTGGGACCAGCTGAAGATCTTTTACCATGCAAGATTTGTGGGAGGACTTTTTTCCCAAATGCATTA AAGAAGCATGTTCCCATTTGCCAAAGAGCtgctaataaaaaaagaaaagcgttTGACTCCAGCAGACAGAGAGCGGAGGGAACTGATATTTCCACCGTCAAACCTCTGAAGCCACGG CCTGAGCCCCCAAAGAAACAATCAAACTGGAGGAGAAAGCATGAGGAACTCATAGCAGCTATACGAGCAGCCAAAGGAGTTGATCAGGTCCTTAAAGAAGGTGGAaaactgccaccaccaccaccccctacTTACGATCCTG ATTATATCCAGTGCCCATATTGCCAGAGAAGATTTAATGAAAGTGCAGCTGATCGGCACATCAATTTCTGCAAAGAACAGGCAGCGCGTATTACTAATAAAGGAAAAGTGGTTACTGATTCTAAAGGGAAGCTTCCTACCCGAACGCAG TACAAGTCGCCATCAGTAAAGAAGATGCCTCCATCAGGAATAACACCACCAGCCTCATCACGCTTACCACAACCAA GTACACCTGCAAATAAAATTCTGTCTACAAGTGGGCCAGTGGGAAGTAAAATCCAAAGTTTGTCTCCAGCTCATAAAAACTCAACAAGGACAAGCCCCCAAACAGG AGGGTCCATGAAATCACGGACAGTTGTACCTACTAACGTGGCACGGAATGCTGGCATAGGTATGATGGCAAACAAAAGAAAAGCTTATAGTACTGAAAACTACTCAAACAG AACTGGATATGACAGTGGAGACTGCTCATCTTCTGTCAATGGAGCAAGTTCAAAAAGCAATGAGGGAAATTCACCTGCACAGTTACCAAAATTCTGTTACGAATGCGGCGCCAAATACCCGGTGGAATCTGCAAAATTCTGCTGTGAATGTGGAGTTCGAAGAATGGTTTTGTGA